The genomic segment GCATATTTTCTCCGTTTGCAAGATATGAAAAAAGGAAAGCTCTTTTTTATACTTTTTTCCCCGTGGAGGTTAAAAGAAATACTCTTCCTTTCTTGGCTTCTCAGCAATTTATTTATCCGCTTTGGTGGCTCGGCCAATATGACGGCCGTATTCTACACACTCTTTCAGTTGTTCCTCATGGGGGACGTATTTTATGCGCAAGCCATCGTCGATACGCTTAATCTTCATCTCATCCATCATGGTGTTCAGTTGTTTGACGGCCTCTCCACCCCAGCCGTAGGAACCAAAGGCTGCACCTATTTTTTTTCGGGGTTTAAGTCCTTTCATATACATCAAAAAACTTGCCAAACTGGGCATGATGGCGTTATTGATGGTGGCACTTCCCAGGACGATGGTGCTTGCCGTAAGCAGCCTTTGCATAATGTCACCGCGATGACACTCTTTCAGGCTCATGAGGCGGGCGGGTACATTTTCCTCTTCTATACCCTGGGCGATAGCCTTTGCCATCATCTCCGTTGATTTCCATTTAGTATCATAGACAATGATGGCTTCGGGGTGCTGTTCCTGTTGGCTCCATCTGCGGTATCCCTCAAGAATCTCATCCTGTTGTTGCCGCCAGATAATACCATGGTCGGGGGCAATGAGGCGAAGATCCAGCTCCATCTTTTCCATGGTTTTGAGCAGCTTTTGCACAAGAGGTGAGAGAAGGGTGAGAGTGGTCGCATAAAAATGTTCCGCTGCATTTATGGCCTTGCCCGCCTCAAGTTCATCGTCAAATCGCTCCTCGGTGGCGATATGTTGGCCGAAGGCATCGTTGGAAAAGAGG from the Desulfotalea psychrophila LSv54 genome contains:
- a CDS encoding FprA family A-type flavoprotein, giving the protein MAGQNIKNNELAKGIYWVGAIDWDIPASSGYTGTSYNAYLIIDEKITLVDGVKHSHRDQLFNHIKQIIDPADIDYLIVNHVEPDHSSSLPEIMEAIKPEKLFCSEMGKRAIIAHYHRTDWPYQVVKTGTELSLGSRSVQFIETRMLHWPDSMFSYLKEDGILFSNDAFGQHIATEERFDDELEAGKAINAAEHFYATTLTLLSPLVQKLLKTMEKMELDLRLIAPDHGIIWRQQQDEILEGYRRWSQQEQHPEAIIVYDTKWKSTEMMAKAIAQGIEEENVPARLMSLKECHRGDIMQRLLTASTIVLGSATINNAIMPSLASFLMYMKGLKPRKKIGAAFGSYGWGGEAVKQLNTMMDEMKIKRIDDGLRIKYVPHEEQLKECVEYGRHIGRATKADK